A genomic window from Microbacterium sp. ET2 includes:
- a CDS encoding DUF222 domain-containing protein, giving the protein MDADEKRRRAEDKRAGVFADELAKLRRRRAALEAKETRLLADAYALTLEQRSRIGSVSSRERHMPLRSMALELGMAVRVNDRSMQTLMHDAHELIELFPATMGALSEGRVTRAHAQVIQDAGRVIDDPADRADYERIVLVEAERQTVPRTKKYAIQRAAVLDPRPLQERHDTAMRERRAWVTDLDDAMSTLTILGSNVYIHGTYNRLTSQGTTIKNVDEARRRAYAAAAAERGASGNSGVGAGAGFGLSGAGDGDANAAAGETEPWFDERTLDEIRADLALDMLLTGSPTIDPTDPATGGLGAIRAEVRSPSPSPR; this is encoded by the coding sequence GTGGATGCGGACGAGAAGCGGCGGCGGGCGGAGGACAAGCGCGCCGGGGTGTTCGCGGACGAGCTGGCGAAGTTGCGGCGTCGGCGGGCGGCGTTGGAGGCGAAGGAGACCCGGTTGCTGGCGGACGCGTACGCGCTGACGCTGGAGCAGCGGTCACGGATCGGGTCGGTGTCGTCGCGGGAGCGGCACATGCCGTTGCGGTCGATGGCGCTGGAGTTGGGGATGGCGGTCCGGGTGAACGACCGGTCGATGCAAACCCTGATGCATGACGCGCATGAGCTGATCGAGCTGTTCCCGGCGACGATGGGAGCTCTGTCGGAAGGGCGGGTCACCCGGGCGCATGCGCAGGTGATCCAAGACGCCGGCCGGGTCATCGACGACCCCGCCGATCGAGCGGACTACGAACGGATCGTGCTGGTCGAAGCGGAGCGGCAGACGGTGCCGCGTACCAAGAAGTACGCGATCCAACGTGCCGCGGTGTTGGACCCTCGGCCGTTGCAGGAACGGCATGACACGGCGATGCGGGAACGACGGGCATGGGTCACCGACCTCGACGACGCCATGTCCACCCTGACCATCCTGGGCAGCAACGTCTACATCCACGGAACGTACAACCGGCTCACGAGCCAGGGCACGACCATCAAGAACGTCGACGAGGCGAGACGCCGCGCCTACGCCGCCGCTGCCGCCGAGCGGGGCGCATCAGGGAACAGCGGCGTGGGCGCCGGTGCCGGATTCGGACTCAGCGGCGCAGGCGACGGCGACGCGAATGCCGCAGCTGGCGAGACGGAGCCGTGGTTCGATGAGCGGACACTGGACGAGATCCGCGCCGACCTCGCCCTGGACATGCTCCTCACCGGCTCCCCTACGATCGACCCCACCGACCCTGCCACCGGCGGACTCGGCGCCATCCGCGCCGAGGTGCGATCACCATCCCCATCACCACGTTGA
- a CDS encoding plasmid pRiA4b ORF-3 family protein, protein MNDEEVRRRFTELTAGMSAADLMGLADAIARQRIDEVTNPARRELRHPQRDGTAVFRVRADIDGEKPPIWRRLDLRSTITLDVLHDVLQAAFTWADEHLYRFALGGGVWDRHSQIFLCPWDVDDPESADDGIPARDVRLDEVFAEPDDTLRYVYDYGDEWRVTLRLEQILETGTVIPFARCVDGRRAAPPESSRGLEGEALRASQPDPTRFDPAEVNEALADVRFRMREAGVLPEVIAVIDRLRYDIDLDDPDTLTDPVIARAANALAEPEPPVDDADREASLRAWTWFLDRAGGDGIPLTAAGYLKPADVTDAMRHLPTSDAWLTTSNREIDHSSLLHFRESLVRQGFLRKYKGRLLLTRLGASARKHPDRLWQTLVDRWRGVVAGTHVVDARAGSRDADFVRDATTCTLLAIAAGESFDSSWGSQPPGGLDRAAHWLSRLGWSIDGAPVPGRDLYSQPVRTVLENLWDGVRDTLGKGEMSATARRLARQVLRRS, encoded by the coding sequence ATGAACGATGAAGAGGTGCGCCGCCGATTCACCGAGCTGACCGCCGGCATGTCCGCCGCAGACCTCATGGGTCTTGCCGACGCCATCGCCCGCCAGCGCATCGATGAGGTGACGAACCCGGCGCGGCGCGAGCTCCGGCATCCGCAGCGAGACGGCACCGCCGTCTTCCGTGTCCGCGCCGACATCGACGGCGAGAAGCCGCCGATCTGGCGACGGCTCGATCTGCGCTCAACCATCACGCTCGACGTTCTGCACGACGTGCTGCAGGCTGCCTTCACCTGGGCCGACGAGCATCTGTATCGGTTCGCTCTGGGCGGCGGAGTCTGGGATCGGCACAGCCAGATCTTCCTCTGCCCATGGGACGTCGACGATCCGGAGAGCGCCGACGACGGCATCCCCGCCCGCGACGTCCGCCTCGACGAGGTCTTCGCCGAGCCCGACGACACTCTGCGATACGTCTACGACTACGGCGACGAATGGCGCGTAACGCTGCGGCTCGAGCAGATCCTCGAAACCGGCACGGTCATCCCATTCGCGCGATGCGTCGACGGACGCCGCGCCGCCCCGCCCGAGAGCAGTCGCGGGCTCGAGGGCGAGGCACTTCGTGCCAGCCAGCCCGATCCCACCCGGTTCGATCCGGCCGAGGTCAACGAGGCCCTCGCGGACGTCAGATTCCGGATGCGAGAGGCCGGCGTCCTGCCTGAGGTCATCGCCGTCATCGACCGCCTGCGGTACGACATCGACCTCGACGACCCCGACACTCTCACCGACCCCGTCATAGCGCGCGCCGCGAACGCGCTGGCCGAGCCCGAGCCGCCCGTCGACGACGCCGACCGCGAAGCATCCCTCCGGGCGTGGACCTGGTTCCTCGACCGCGCCGGCGGCGACGGCATCCCGCTCACCGCCGCGGGCTATCTCAAGCCCGCCGATGTCACGGACGCCATGCGCCATCTCCCCACAAGCGACGCGTGGCTCACCACCAGCAACCGTGAGATCGACCACTCCTCCCTGCTGCATTTCCGCGAGTCGCTCGTGCGGCAGGGATTCCTGCGCAAGTACAAGGGTCGCCTCCTCCTCACTCGCCTCGGCGCCTCCGCCCGGAAGCACCCCGACCGGCTCTGGCAGACGCTCGTCGACCGCTGGCGCGGCGTCGTGGCCGGAACCCACGTCGTCGACGCGCGGGCAGGATCGCGGGACGCTGACTTCGTGAGGGATGCGACGACGTGCACCCTTCTCGCCATCGCCGCCGGGGAGTCGTTCGACTCGTCGTGGGGCTCGCAACCGCCGGGTGGGCTCGACCGAGCGGCCCACTGGCTCTCCCGCCTCGGTTGGAGCATCGACGGCGCACCTGTCCCCGGTCGCGACCTGTACTCACAACCCGTCCGCACGGTTCTCGAGAACCTGTGGGACGGCGTTCGTGACACCCTCGGCAAGGGCGAGATGAGCGCCACCGCACGCCGCCTCGCTCGTCAGGTGCTGCGCCGCTCCTGA
- a CDS encoding type II toxin-antitoxin system VapC family toxin, with protein MIVDTSIALAWLLPDESSLAADAVLERITASATSMLAPALWIEETANALLTAHRRGRLNEAQLIRALELISGIPVEFPAQPPDRSALVTTALRTGLSAYDATYLLLAERTGSALATLDARLADAARAAGIDVWPSKS; from the coding sequence GTGATCGTCGACACGTCGATCGCTCTGGCATGGCTGCTACCCGACGAATCAAGTCTCGCGGCCGACGCGGTGCTGGAGCGCATCACGGCTTCGGCGACGTCCATGCTCGCGCCCGCTCTATGGATCGAAGAGACCGCTAACGCTCTCCTCACCGCACACCGCCGCGGAAGGCTCAACGAAGCCCAGCTGATCAGAGCTCTCGAACTGATCTCGGGTATTCCCGTGGAATTCCCCGCCCAACCGCCCGACCGCTCAGCCCTTGTGACCACAGCTTTGCGCACCGGACTCAGCGCCTACGACGCCACGTACCTGCTCCTGGCGGAACGTACGGGTTCAGCTCTCGCCACCCTCGACGCGCGACTTGCCGATGCTGCGCGGGCAGCAGGAATCGATGTGTGGCCATCGAAAAGCTAG
- a CDS encoding type II toxin-antitoxin system Phd/YefM family antitoxin, protein MSSVSAYEAKTHLSRLLERAARGDEITITRHGRPVAKLVPATPAHTELSELTHEMRAFRAALGDDHVDVRSLVEEGRRH, encoded by the coding sequence GTGTCCAGCGTCAGCGCCTATGAAGCGAAGACCCACCTATCGAGGTTGCTCGAGCGCGCCGCCCGTGGCGACGAGATCACCATCACCAGGCACGGGCGCCCGGTTGCGAAGCTCGTGCCCGCGACGCCGGCACACACAGAGCTCTCCGAGCTCACTCATGAGATGCGCGCCTTCCGCGCCGCACTCGGCGATGATCACGTCGACGTCCGCTCGCTGGTAGAGGAAGGCCGCCGGCACTGA
- a CDS encoding DUF2690 domain-containing protein, translated as MSDLEHGDGETSGDPVHLFGRDLSRLRLRAENPTLARLQAETGISRTVLSEAFNGAKLPTARTVDGIVRACGEDPGPWLDRRDALAARGKENGGETPVSASSTTAVSRRTAVLLATGTFLAGVAASAVTTTLIVANATTASPNAPQITVSNGVDPAMTACVDDARVATGDTRADNSLLEIVWSDKCQAGWGRITRYDGLGQDNTVTIAIYPETAPDGPGRQEATEHDVQGAYTTLVVRPSPDTLLCAEGSFTVDGERIDLGDPLCI; from the coding sequence GTGTCCGATCTGGAACATGGCGACGGTGAGACGTCCGGGGATCCTGTTCATCTCTTCGGGCGTGATCTAAGCAGGCTGAGGCTCCGCGCGGAAAACCCGACGCTCGCGCGCCTCCAGGCCGAGACCGGCATCTCCCGCACCGTGCTCTCCGAGGCGTTCAACGGAGCGAAGCTCCCTACCGCGCGGACGGTCGACGGGATCGTGCGCGCGTGCGGGGAGGATCCCGGCCCGTGGCTCGACCGGCGCGATGCCCTCGCCGCCCGAGGCAAGGAGAACGGGGGCGAGACTCCGGTCTCTGCTTCATCGACCACAGCCGTCTCGCGGCGCACCGCGGTGCTGCTGGCGACGGGGACGTTCCTCGCCGGTGTCGCTGCGTCGGCGGTGACGACGACCCTGATCGTGGCGAATGCCACGACCGCTTCTCCGAACGCTCCGCAGATCACGGTGTCGAACGGGGTGGACCCAGCCATGACGGCGTGCGTCGATGATGCGCGCGTCGCCACCGGTGACACGCGCGCCGACAACTCGCTTCTGGAGATCGTCTGGTCGGACAAGTGCCAGGCCGGATGGGGGCGCATCACGCGCTACGACGGGCTCGGCCAGGACAACACGGTCACGATCGCGATCTACCCCGAGACCGCGCCCGACGGACCCGGCCGGCAGGAAGCCACGGAGCACGACGTGCAGGGTGCGTACACGACGCTCGTCGTGCGGCCGAGCCCCGACACTCTGCTGTGCGCCGAGGGCAGCTTCACCGTCGACGGGGAGCGGATCGATCTGGGCGACCCGCTCTGCATCTGA
- a CDS encoding LacI family DNA-binding transcriptional regulator — protein sequence MTDAGAKRATLRDVAQRAGVSVATASKALNDRQHVSATTRARVREAADSLSFTPNETARSLLAGQTGTVGLITGDLEGRFSLPILMGAEDAFGAGRVSVLLCDARGDAIREKYHLDALLRRNVDGIIVVGYRTNPRVPLPESLPVPVVYAYAPSESADDVSVIPDDETAGVLATDHLLTTGRRHIAHISGDPDYTAATDRARGVEQRLSEEGVALALGRPLFGSWSEQWGRTATRRLIEADPEIDGIVCASDQIARGSLDALKDLGRDVPRDVGIIGVDNWEPMTSGASPTLTSVDLNLKELGREAAELLFASMAGPVEPGIRRVRGRVVAREST from the coding sequence GTGACGGATGCCGGGGCGAAGCGCGCGACTCTGCGCGATGTCGCCCAGCGCGCTGGCGTCTCGGTCGCGACGGCGTCGAAGGCGCTGAACGATCGCCAGCACGTCAGCGCGACCACGCGCGCTCGCGTTCGTGAGGCGGCGGACTCGCTGTCGTTCACCCCGAACGAGACCGCGCGGAGTCTGCTCGCCGGCCAGACGGGAACCGTGGGGTTGATCACCGGCGACCTCGAGGGCCGGTTCAGCCTCCCGATCCTCATGGGAGCCGAAGACGCGTTCGGGGCGGGACGCGTCTCGGTGCTGCTCTGCGATGCGCGGGGAGACGCGATCCGCGAGAAGTACCATCTCGACGCGCTGCTGCGCCGGAACGTCGACGGCATCATCGTCGTGGGGTACCGCACGAACCCGCGTGTGCCGCTGCCGGAGTCGCTTCCGGTTCCGGTGGTCTACGCCTACGCGCCCAGCGAGTCGGCCGACGATGTCTCGGTGATCCCGGACGACGAGACGGCGGGCGTTCTCGCCACCGATCACCTGCTCACCACGGGCCGCCGGCACATCGCGCATATCTCGGGGGATCCTGATTACACGGCGGCGACCGATCGCGCGCGCGGTGTCGAGCAGCGGCTAAGCGAGGAAGGTGTGGCGCTCGCGCTCGGCCGGCCCCTGTTCGGCTCGTGGTCGGAGCAATGGGGGCGTACGGCGACCCGGCGCCTGATCGAGGCCGATCCCGAGATCGATGGCATCGTGTGTGCGAGCGACCAGATCGCGCGTGGATCACTGGATGCGCTCAAGGACCTCGGCAGGGACGTGCCGCGCGACGTCGGCATCATCGGCGTCGATAACTGGGAGCCGATGACCTCGGGAGCATCGCCGACCCTGACCAGCGTCGACCTCAATCTGAAGGAGCTCGGCCGAGAGGCCGCGGAGCTGCTGTTCGCCTCGATGGCCGGACCGGTGGAGCCGGGCATCCGGCGCGTGCGCGGCCGGGTGGTGGCTCGCGAGAGCACGTGA
- a CDS encoding sugar ABC transporter substrate-binding protein, producing MNSASRVQGRILVASAAAVALTLTGCTPSAQTPSGDGGGDGGGAQTLSVWHYFSDDNQVAILDEYKAMFEEANPDVTVENVFVPYDQLNPRLISSAASSTGPDVVVFNGADMSTLALGNALAPLDDYWADFADADQFPESVIHSLDDTVYAVQGYVNLLGLWYNADVLGEIGVEPPTTIDELDAALTAAVDAGQGGITLSGLPNSQGEWQAYPWLSSFGFTYDDPQREPLVEAFSMIQRWTESGALTREASTWDQTVPFQTFAAGGHAFAENGNWQMGTAESTADFSYGVVPLPIGAEGGVYLGGEGQAIGAFSEQPDLAWDYLEATYYSEEGGVIAAELVGSIPARSDAAGSEAVTGNDLMAPFADSIASNGTNYPAGVIPPESVADVQLAVGQAWSSVISGQLTPDAAADQVLAALEGLL from the coding sequence ATGAACAGCGCATCTCGAGTCCAGGGCCGCATCCTCGTCGCGTCAGCGGCGGCGGTCGCCCTCACTCTCACCGGTTGCACCCCGAGCGCCCAGACCCCGTCCGGCGACGGCGGGGGCGACGGTGGCGGCGCCCAGACCCTCAGTGTCTGGCACTACTTCAGCGACGACAACCAGGTCGCAATCCTCGACGAGTACAAGGCCATGTTCGAAGAGGCCAACCCCGACGTCACGGTCGAGAACGTCTTCGTCCCCTATGACCAGCTGAACCCGCGCCTGATCTCCTCGGCGGCATCGAGCACCGGGCCCGACGTGGTCGTGTTCAACGGCGCCGACATGAGCACCCTTGCCCTCGGAAACGCACTCGCACCGCTCGACGACTACTGGGCCGACTTCGCCGACGCCGACCAGTTCCCCGAGTCGGTCATCCACTCGCTCGACGACACGGTCTACGCCGTGCAGGGCTACGTCAACCTCCTCGGTCTCTGGTACAACGCCGACGTGCTCGGCGAGATCGGCGTCGAGCCGCCGACGACGATCGATGAGTTGGATGCCGCCCTGACGGCGGCCGTCGATGCAGGACAGGGGGGTATCACCCTCTCGGGCCTGCCCAACTCGCAGGGCGAGTGGCAGGCCTACCCGTGGCTGTCGTCCTTCGGCTTCACCTACGACGACCCGCAGCGCGAGCCCCTCGTCGAGGCATTCTCGATGATCCAGCGGTGGACCGAGTCGGGCGCCCTCACCCGCGAGGCCTCGACGTGGGACCAGACGGTTCCGTTCCAGACCTTCGCCGCCGGCGGCCACGCCTTCGCCGAGAACGGCAACTGGCAGATGGGCACCGCCGAGTCGACCGCCGACTTCTCCTACGGGGTCGTCCCGCTGCCGATCGGAGCAGAGGGCGGTGTCTACCTCGGCGGTGAAGGCCAGGCCATCGGGGCCTTCAGCGAGCAGCCCGACCTCGCGTGGGACTACCTCGAGGCGACCTACTACAGCGAAGAGGGCGGCGTCATCGCCGCAGAGCTCGTCGGCAGCATCCCGGCCCGCTCCGACGCGGCAGGCTCCGAGGCCGTCACGGGCAACGACCTGATGGCGCCCTTCGCCGACTCGATCGCGTCGAACGGCACGAACTACCCCGCCGGCGTCATTCCTCCCGAGTCGGTCGCCGACGTCCAGCTCGCCGTCGGGCAGGCCTGGAGCTCCGTCATCAGCGGACAGCTCACCCCCGACGCCGCCGCCGACCAGGTGCTCGCGGCCCTCGAGGGTCTGCTCTGA
- a CDS encoding carbohydrate ABC transporter permease — protein MSNLTTAPPAGAPSVRRRGGGRTPASRRRITGAGGNRHLFFILPAALFLLVFAVYPVVQLVRMSLSDVRVDNLGADWQFVGLENVIRNFGDGAFGGVIINTVVFVAIVTVLGLVGGLAAAILLAPTGKWPGLILALLVFVWALPPVVNGSVWKFLLGTQGLFNTLLTDLGLASTAVPFLFDDRLALVSVALVNSWVVIPFNALVYRAAIIGIPGELFEASRVDGASRWQEIRHVIIPSVRSTTMILTVLTVVYGFRSFDFIYVMTFGGPGTATTTLPFLGYVQAFVRFDFGLGASTALIAVLMVLVLAVIYARNVRQEEK, from the coding sequence GTGTCGAACCTGACCACCGCGCCGCCCGCCGGCGCACCCTCCGTCCGACGGCGTGGGGGCGGGCGCACCCCCGCCTCGAGACGCCGCATCACCGGCGCCGGCGGCAACCGCCACCTCTTCTTCATCCTCCCCGCCGCGCTCTTCCTCCTCGTCTTCGCCGTCTACCCGGTCGTCCAGCTCGTGCGCATGAGCCTCAGCGACGTGCGGGTCGACAACCTCGGCGCCGATTGGCAGTTCGTCGGTCTCGAGAACGTCATCCGCAACTTCGGTGACGGAGCGTTCGGCGGCGTCATCATCAACACCGTCGTCTTCGTCGCGATCGTGACGGTGCTCGGCCTCGTCGGCGGTCTCGCCGCCGCCATCCTTCTCGCCCCGACGGGAAAGTGGCCGGGCCTCATCCTCGCGCTGCTCGTCTTCGTCTGGGCGCTTCCCCCGGTGGTGAACGGCAGCGTGTGGAAGTTCCTCCTGGGCACGCAAGGCCTCTTCAACACCCTGCTCACCGACCTCGGGTTGGCATCCACCGCGGTGCCGTTCCTCTTCGACGATCGTCTGGCGCTGGTGTCGGTGGCCCTCGTCAACTCCTGGGTCGTCATCCCCTTCAACGCGCTGGTCTACCGCGCGGCGATCATCGGCATCCCCGGCGAGCTCTTCGAGGCCTCGCGCGTCGACGGCGCCTCGCGCTGGCAGGAGATCCGCCACGTGATCATCCCGTCCGTGCGCTCGACGACCATGATCCTGACGGTGCTCACCGTCGTGTACGGCTTCCGGTCGTTCGACTTCATCTACGTGATGACCTTCGGCGGCCCGGGAACGGCGACCACGACCCTGCCCTTCCTCGGATACGTGCAGGCGTTCGTCCGATTCGACTTCGGCCTCGGGGCCAGCACGGCGCTGATCGCGGTGCTGATGGTCCTCGTCCTCGCGGTGATCTACGCCCGCAACGTCCGCCAGGAGGAGAAGTGA